Proteins encoded in a region of the Orcinus orca chromosome X, mOrcOrc1.1, whole genome shotgun sequence genome:
- the LOC125960239 gene encoding uncharacterized protein LOC125960239 isoform X2: MAWRLLLCLLAAGACGKCAIVREDTQTSGRVFSPLATKQAPSASRAAERGDGNLPGYLRIEFYGPWMVPVPGPGVETERAPVPAREALGALGDEVRLPVLPAALCGFRLKWGEDPGDAVAARAERPAAPHPGRPHRAQGLGGRGLEGAAGREAGDEPRADPGLAAGRGEVRPRSDSRAG, encoded by the exons ATGGCCTGGCGGCTCCTACTCTGTCTCCTAGCGGCCGGAGCCTGCGGCAAATGCGCGATTGTTC GTGAAGACACCCAGACAAGTGGAAGAGTGTTTTCTCCTCTGGCCACCAAGCAGGCACCCTCTGCGTCGAGAG CTGCAGAGCGGGGTGACGGTAACCTCCCGGGTTATTTGAGGATTGAATTCTATGGTCCCTGGATGGTGCCCGTCCCAGGTCCTGGCGTGGAGACGGAACGCGCACCAGTGCCG GCACGTGAGGCCCTGGGAGCTCTGGGAGATGAAGTTCGGCTGCCTGTCCTTCCGGCAGCCTTATGCGGGTTTCGTCTTAAATGGGGTGAAGACCCTGGAGACGCGGTGGCGGCCCGTGCTGAGCGGCCAGCGGCACCGCACCCTGGCCGTCCACATCGCGCACAGGGACTGGGAGGACGCGGCCTGGAGGGAGCTGCTGGCCGGGAGGCTGGGGATGAGCCCCGCGCAGATCCAGGCCTTGCTGCGGGACGGGGAGAAGTTCGGCCGCGGAGTGATAGCCG GGCTGGTTGA
- the LOC125960239 gene encoding protein capicua homolog isoform X3 gives MRELLGCEDTQTSGRVFSPLATKQAPSASRAAERGDGNLPGYLRIEFYGPWMVPVPGPGVETERAPVPAREALGALGDEVRLPVLPAALCGFRLKWGEDPGDAVAARAERPAAPHPGRPHRAQGLGGRGLEGAAGREAGDEPRADPGLAAGRGEVRPRSDSRAG, from the exons ATGCGGGAGCTGCTGGGCT GTGAAGACACCCAGACAAGTGGAAGAGTGTTTTCTCCTCTGGCCACCAAGCAGGCACCCTCTGCGTCGAGAG CTGCAGAGCGGGGTGACGGTAACCTCCCGGGTTATTTGAGGATTGAATTCTATGGTCCCTGGATGGTGCCCGTCCCAGGTCCTGGCGTGGAGACGGAACGCGCACCAGTGCCG GCACGTGAGGCCCTGGGAGCTCTGGGAGATGAAGTTCGGCTGCCTGTCCTTCCGGCAGCCTTATGCGGGTTTCGTCTTAAATGGGGTGAAGACCCTGGAGACGCGGTGGCGGCCCGTGCTGAGCGGCCAGCGGCACCGCACCCTGGCCGTCCACATCGCGCACAGGGACTGGGAGGACGCGGCCTGGAGGGAGCTGCTGGCCGGGAGGCTGGGGATGAGCCCCGCGCAGATCCAGGCCTTGCTGCGGGACGGGGAGAAGTTCGGCCGCGGAGTGATAGCCG GGCTGGTTGA
- the LOC125960239 gene encoding protein EOLA1-like isoform X1, which yields MVPGWCPSQVLAWRRNAHQCRHVRPWELWEMKFGCLSFRQPYAGFVLNGVKTLETRWRPVLSGQRHRTLAVHIAHRDWEDAAWRELLAGRLGMSPAQIQALLRDGEKFGRGVIAGLVDIGDTSLCPENLGPNEVAELENQALLPNLQQKYLTALANPRWLLQPVPGRGGKDVFQVDIPEHLIPFGQEA from the exons ATGGTCCCTGGATGGTGCCCGTCCCAGGTCCTGGCGTGGAGACGGAACGCGCACCAGTGCCG GCACGTGAGGCCCTGGGAGCTCTGGGAGATGAAGTTCGGCTGCCTGTCCTTCCGGCAGCCTTATGCGGGTTTCGTCTTAAATGGGGTGAAGACCCTGGAGACGCGGTGGCGGCCCGTGCTGAGCGGCCAGCGGCACCGCACCCTGGCCGTCCACATCGCGCACAGGGACTGGGAGGACGCGGCCTGGAGGGAGCTGCTGGCCGGGAGGCTGGGGATGAGCCCCGCGCAGATCCAGGCCTTGCTGCGGGACGGGGAGAAGTTCGGCCGCGGAGTGATAGCCG GGCTGGTTGACATTGGGGACACTTCGCTGTGCCCGGAAAACTTAGGTCCCAACGAGGTTGCGGAGCTGGAGAATCAAGCCCTGCTGCCCAACCTGCAGCAGAAGTACCTGACTGCGCTTGCCAACCCCCGCTGGCTGCTGCAGCCTGTCCCCGGGAGAGGCGGGAAGGACGTCTTCCAGGTGGACATCCCCGAGCACCTGATCCCCTTTGGGCAGGAGGCCTGA
- the LOC125960239 gene encoding protein EOLA1-like isoform X4 yields MKFGCLSFRQPYAGFVLNGVKTLETRWRPVLSGQRHRTLAVHIAHRDWEDAAWRELLAGRLGMSPAQIQALLRDGEKFGRGVIAGLVDIGDTSLCPENLGPNEVAELENQALLPNLQQKYLTALANPRWLLQPVPGRGGKDVFQVDIPEHLIPFGQEA; encoded by the exons ATGAAGTTCGGCTGCCTGTCCTTCCGGCAGCCTTATGCGGGTTTCGTCTTAAATGGGGTGAAGACCCTGGAGACGCGGTGGCGGCCCGTGCTGAGCGGCCAGCGGCACCGCACCCTGGCCGTCCACATCGCGCACAGGGACTGGGAGGACGCGGCCTGGAGGGAGCTGCTGGCCGGGAGGCTGGGGATGAGCCCCGCGCAGATCCAGGCCTTGCTGCGGGACGGGGAGAAGTTCGGCCGCGGAGTGATAGCCG GGCTGGTTGACATTGGGGACACTTCGCTGTGCCCGGAAAACTTAGGTCCCAACGAGGTTGCGGAGCTGGAGAATCAAGCCCTGCTGCCCAACCTGCAGCAGAAGTACCTGACTGCGCTTGCCAACCCCCGCTGGCTGCTGCAGCCTGTCCCCGGGAGAGGCGGGAAGGACGTCTTCCAGGTGGACATCCCCGAGCACCTGATCCCCTTTGGGCAGGAGGCCTGA